In Pseudomonas sp. MYb327, one DNA window encodes the following:
- a CDS encoding outer membrane protein OmpK, translated as MKRTCTSLMLAGSMLAGGQAMAGDLLQWQNNSLTYLYGKDFQVNPRIQQTVTFEHADGWKYGDNFFFIDKIFYNGKEDSFAGENTYYGEVSPRLSFNKIFDQKLEFGPIKDVLLAMTYEFGEDDTESYLIGPGFDLAIPGFDYFQLNFYNRHTEGDRPGDNIWQVSPVWSYTIPVGDSDVLIDGFMDWVVDNDVNNKGEYHANLHFNPQVKYDLGKALNLGAKQLYVGVEYDYWKNKYGIEDSQGFKTDQSVTSFLVKVHF; from the coding sequence ATGAAACGTACGTGCACTAGCCTGATGCTGGCGGGATCAATGCTGGCGGGGGGTCAGGCCATGGCCGGTGACTTGCTGCAATGGCAAAACAACAGCCTGACCTACCTCTACGGCAAGGACTTCCAGGTGAACCCGCGCATTCAGCAGACGGTGACCTTCGAACACGCAGATGGCTGGAAATACGGCGACAACTTCTTCTTCATCGACAAGATCTTCTACAACGGCAAGGAAGACTCTTTCGCGGGCGAAAACACCTACTACGGTGAAGTCAGCCCGCGTCTGTCGTTCAACAAGATCTTCGATCAGAAGCTGGAATTCGGCCCGATCAAGGACGTGCTGCTGGCCATGACGTACGAGTTCGGCGAAGACGATACCGAGTCCTACCTGATCGGTCCGGGTTTCGACCTGGCCATTCCAGGTTTCGACTACTTCCAGCTGAACTTCTACAACCGCCACACCGAAGGCGACCGCCCAGGTGACAACATCTGGCAGGTCTCACCGGTTTGGTCCTACACCATTCCGGTGGGCGATTCGGACGTGCTGATCGACGGCTTCATGGACTGGGTAGTCGACAATGACGTGAACAACAAAGGCGAATACCACGCCAACCTGCACTTCAACCCACAGGTCAAATACGACCTGGGCAAGGCGCTGAACCTGGGCGCCAAGCAGTTGTACGTCGGTGTCGAGTACGACTACTGGAAAAACAAGTACGGGATTGAAGACAGCCAGGGCTTCAAGACGGATCAAAGTGTGACGAGTTTCCTGGTTAAGGTTCATTTCTGA
- a CDS encoding outer membrane protein OmpK has translation MIRTQTNLLLAGGLLTATQAMAGDLLLWQTNSLSYLYGKDFAVNPSIQQTVTFEHADRWKYGDNFMFIDSTYYNGEKDRNKGVHAYYGEFSPRLSLGKILDRRFEFGPIKDVLLAMTYENGEDDTEAYLIGPGFDLAVPGFNYFTLNFYNRQTEGSRPGDDVWQITPAWSYTVPLGNSSLLIDGYIDWVVDNDQNSHGTYHANLHFNPQIKYDLGKALGWREKQVYVGAEYSYWKDKYGIENNGNLDTNENTTSLLVKVHF, from the coding sequence ATGATTCGTACCCAGACAAACCTGTTGTTGGCGGGCGGTCTCCTGACCGCCACTCAAGCCATGGCCGGCGATCTACTGCTGTGGCAAACCAACAGCCTGAGCTATCTGTACGGCAAGGATTTCGCGGTCAACCCGTCGATTCAGCAGACGGTGACTTTCGAACACGCCGATCGCTGGAAGTACGGTGACAACTTCATGTTCATCGACAGCACTTACTACAACGGCGAGAAAGACCGCAACAAAGGCGTGCATGCCTATTACGGCGAGTTCAGCCCGCGCCTCTCCTTGGGCAAGATCCTCGACCGCCGCTTCGAATTCGGTCCGATCAAGGACGTGTTGCTGGCCATGACCTATGAGAACGGCGAAGACGACACCGAGGCCTACCTGATCGGCCCCGGTTTCGACCTCGCAGTACCGGGCTTCAACTATTTCACCTTGAATTTCTATAACCGCCAGACCGAAGGCTCGCGCCCCGGCGACGACGTCTGGCAGATCACGCCGGCCTGGTCCTACACCGTGCCATTGGGCAATTCGAGCCTGTTGATCGACGGCTACATCGACTGGGTCGTGGACAACGACCAGAACTCCCACGGCACCTATCACGCCAACCTGCACTTCAACCCGCAGATCAAGTACGACCTGGGCAAAGCCCTCGGCTGGCGCGAAAAACAAGTGTATGTCGGCGCCGAGTACAGCTACTGGAAAGACAAATACGGCATCGAAAACAACGGCAACCTCGACACCAATGAAAATACCACCAGCCTGCTGGTGAAGGTGCATTTCTAA